From Micrococcus porci, one genomic window encodes:
- a CDS encoding FABP family protein yields MATELPYDLTPELAPLSWLIGSWEGQGRLGDGSEGTDIFYQRVDFVEHGLPFVEYRAESWLCEADGTLLRPLTVESGFWQVDRARQDGDVGPGMVPADIVPAYRSAEDVEALRSEDGAFRITATITHPGSLAELYYGRIKGPQVQIVMDSLLRGAAAGEYARATRMAGLVNGQLFWRWDSSPAVEGPMEVHASAILDRMPDPSEGRLAPGAPRPRGERGRAPEQGA; encoded by the coding sequence CCCGTACGACCTCACCCCCGAGCTCGCCCCGCTGTCCTGGCTGATCGGCAGCTGGGAGGGGCAGGGACGCCTCGGCGACGGCTCCGAGGGGACGGACATCTTCTACCAGCGCGTCGACTTCGTCGAGCACGGCCTCCCGTTCGTCGAGTACCGCGCGGAGTCCTGGCTCTGCGAGGCGGACGGCACCCTCCTGCGCCCGCTGACCGTGGAGTCCGGCTTCTGGCAGGTGGACCGCGCGCGGCAGGACGGCGACGTCGGCCCCGGCATGGTGCCTGCGGACATCGTCCCCGCCTATCGCTCCGCCGAGGACGTGGAGGCACTGCGCTCCGAGGACGGCGCCTTCCGCATCACCGCCACCATCACCCACCCGGGCTCCCTGGCCGAGCTCTACTACGGGCGCATCAAGGGCCCGCAGGTGCAGATCGTGATGGACTCCCTGCTGCGCGGCGCGGCCGCCGGCGAGTACGCCCGCGCCACCCGCATGGCCGGCCTGGTGAACGGCCAGCTGTTCTGGCGCTGGGACTCGTCCCCCGCCGTGGAGGGCCCTATGGAGGTCCACGCCTCCGCCATCCTGGACCGCATGCCGGACCCCTCCGAGGGTCGGCTGGCCCCCGGCGCACCCCGACCCCGGGGGGAGCGCGGGCGAGCTCCGGAGCAGGGCGCGTGA
- a CDS encoding YgfZ/GcvT domain-containing protein: protein MTEPRPEPAPAVRAARRSPLLAPPPAAPGGPAEGAVEGVGQDAGVAAHYGRPLVEQRALARGRALVDLSQKTVVSVSGPDRLSWLHTLSTQHLKDRPAGTSTEALFLDANGRIEIAVHLLEDGAAAWLIADPAHADVLVTWLRSMVFSHRVTLRDHTGVVAVVGAMAPVPGWEDRTVWLDPWPRVDVGGWPYSPDPDPAAHPGAGWSWREYLVTRGDLVATVDRLGTGELEGWSLAGALAAEALRIEAGRPRPAVDADARAIPHELDILRTAVHLEKGCYRGQETVARVYNLGRPPRRLTQLLLDGSSHALPAAGAAVILRPEPDTADARAAARPVGTVTSAVQHHEAGAVALAVLKRAVPVAAELLVREEAAGGGEPEWIAASQQALVSPDAGQVVGRPAGLSRRA, encoded by the coding sequence GTGACCGAGCCGCGTCCCGAGCCCGCCCCGGCCGTCAGGGCGGCGCGGCGCAGCCCGCTGCTGGCCCCGCCCCCGGCCGCTCCCGGCGGCCCCGCGGAGGGCGCGGTCGAGGGCGTCGGCCAGGACGCCGGCGTCGCGGCCCACTACGGCCGTCCGCTCGTCGAGCAGCGCGCCCTCGCCCGCGGCCGGGCGCTCGTGGACCTCTCGCAGAAGACGGTCGTGTCCGTCTCCGGCCCGGACCGGCTCTCCTGGCTGCACACGCTGAGCACACAGCACCTGAAGGACCGTCCCGCGGGCACCAGTACCGAGGCCCTCTTCCTGGACGCGAACGGGCGCATCGAGATCGCCGTGCACCTGCTGGAGGACGGCGCCGCCGCCTGGCTGATCGCCGATCCCGCCCACGCCGACGTCCTCGTCACGTGGCTGCGCTCCATGGTGTTCTCCCACCGCGTCACCCTGCGTGACCACACGGGCGTCGTCGCCGTGGTCGGGGCCATGGCCCCGGTGCCCGGCTGGGAGGACCGCACCGTGTGGCTCGACCCGTGGCCGCGCGTCGACGTCGGCGGCTGGCCGTACTCCCCGGATCCCGACCCGGCCGCGCACCCGGGCGCGGGCTGGTCCTGGCGGGAGTACCTCGTGACCCGCGGCGACCTCGTGGCCACCGTCGACCGGCTCGGCACGGGGGAGCTGGAGGGCTGGTCCCTCGCCGGCGCCCTCGCGGCGGAGGCCCTGCGCATCGAGGCGGGCCGCCCCCGTCCCGCGGTGGACGCCGACGCCCGCGCCATCCCGCACGAGCTCGACATCCTGCGCACGGCCGTCCACCTGGAGAAGGGCTGCTACCGCGGGCAGGAGACCGTGGCCCGCGTGTACAACCTGGGCCGTCCGCCGCGGCGGCTCACCCAGCTCCTGCTGGACGGCTCCTCGCATGCCCTCCCCGCCGCGGGGGCGGCCGTCATCCTGCGCCCCGAGCCGGACACGGCCGACGCGCGAGCCGCCGCCCGTCCCGTCGGCACCGTGACCAGCGCGGTCCAGCACCACGAGGCCGGGGCGGTCGCCCTGGCGGTGCTCAAGCGGGCCGTTCCCGTGGCCGCCGAGCTCCTCGTCCGGGAGGAGGCCGCGGGCGGCGGGGAGCCCGAGTGGATCGCCGCGTCCCAGCAGGCGCTCGTCTCGCCCGACGCCGGCCAGGTCGTCGGCCGCCCCGCGGGGCTCAGCCGGCGCGCGTGA
- a CDS encoding 6-phosphofructokinase — MRVGLLTSGGDCPGLNAVIRAAVLHGIKTYDMEMVGIRNGWAGIIEQDVEDLPRTRVRGLARTGGTILGTSRTHPYDADGGGPENMARNLRELGIDAVVAIGGEGTLAGANRLAQDGLPVVGVPKTIDNDLQGTDYTFGFDTAVEIATDAMDRLRTTGESHHRCMVAEVMGRHVGWIALHSGMAAGAHAILIPEVRTPMSQVAEWVTQVHEKGRSPLVVVAEGFIPEGHDDPLADAGMEASGRPRLGGIGEWVTREIEEMTGIETRNTVLGHIQRGGAPTARDRVLSTRFGMGAIDLAAQHRWGSMVAARGTDIITIPMSAALKGLKEVPRERYDEAKVLFGR; from the coding sequence ATGCGAGTCGGCCTGCTCACCTCCGGTGGCGACTGCCCCGGCCTGAACGCCGTGATCCGTGCCGCGGTGCTGCACGGCATCAAGACCTACGACATGGAGATGGTGGGCATCCGCAACGGGTGGGCCGGCATCATCGAGCAGGACGTCGAGGACCTGCCCCGCACCCGCGTGCGCGGCCTGGCCCGCACCGGCGGCACCATCCTGGGCACCTCGCGCACCCATCCGTACGACGCCGACGGCGGCGGCCCGGAGAACATGGCGCGCAACCTCCGCGAGCTCGGCATCGACGCGGTCGTCGCGATCGGCGGCGAGGGCACCCTGGCCGGCGCCAACCGCCTCGCCCAGGACGGCCTGCCCGTGGTGGGCGTGCCGAAGACCATCGACAACGACCTCCAGGGCACCGATTACACGTTCGGCTTCGACACCGCCGTGGAGATCGCCACGGACGCCATGGACCGCCTGCGCACGACCGGCGAGTCCCACCACCGGTGCATGGTCGCCGAGGTCATGGGACGGCACGTCGGGTGGATCGCCCTGCACTCCGGCATGGCCGCCGGCGCGCACGCCATCCTGATCCCCGAGGTCCGCACGCCGATGTCGCAGGTCGCCGAGTGGGTCACCCAGGTGCACGAGAAGGGGCGGTCGCCGCTCGTCGTCGTCGCGGAGGGCTTCATCCCCGAGGGGCACGACGACCCCCTGGCCGACGCGGGCATGGAGGCCTCCGGGCGTCCGCGGCTCGGCGGCATCGGCGAGTGGGTCACCCGCGAGATCGAGGAGATGACCGGGATCGAGACCCGCAACACGGTGCTCGGCCACATCCAGCGCGGCGGCGCCCCCACGGCCCGCGACCGCGTGCTCTCCACCCGCTTCGGCATGGGTGCGATCGACCTCGCCGCCCAGCACCGCTGGGGCTCCATGGTGGCCGCCCGCGGCACGGACATCATCACCATCCCGATGAGCGCGGCGCTCAAGGGGCTCAAGGAGGTCCCCCGGGAGCGCTACGACGAGGCCAAGGTCCTCTTCGGCCGGTGA
- a CDS encoding PspC domain-containing protein: MTPVSRPRPGGARRTPLTPVFDGIRALGFRRTRPRLVGGIAAGLAANTGVDVWLMRLVLVLVGLLPVLGLGAYLVVWALTPWEDGVIPAERALSGA; this comes from the coding sequence ATGACCCCCGTCTCCCGCCCTCGCCCCGGCGGCGCCCGCCGCACGCCCCTCACGCCCGTCTTCGACGGCATCCGCGCGCTGGGGTTCCGTCGCACCCGTCCCCGCCTGGTCGGCGGCATCGCGGCGGGCCTGGCCGCGAACACGGGCGTCGACGTCTGGCTCATGCGCCTGGTCCTCGTCCTCGTGGGCCTGCTGCCGGTGCTCGGCCTCGGCGCCTACCTGGTGGTCTGGGCCCTCACCCCGTGGGAGGACGGCGTGATCCCCGCCGAACGCGCCCTCTCCGGCGCCTGA
- a CDS encoding PspC domain-containing protein — protein MDTAHDPFPAPRSSPATRPLPPGPASDARSRSAGTDGPAPDGLEVLPVWLRRPVEGWGVRRSRSSWVGGVLAGVAERYRIDPLLSRGVFVALCVVSAGIGLLGYALAWAVLPDADGRVHYGRLRRGEWSDAPVAIAAIAAIGALNVVLGAGFTLIAPVLGGPGSLIGLTALAVLVWWLVTRWDGEGERRMAPAQPARDAAARPAAEPSWYLRRHRPESATVDAHGFRSDWIDPETGSWREQPHSREHRAAARLAEAQVRAAGQAAGRRPAGTGRGSHSAVKPLLGRGTRIATCVVAAGVALAVSLAMVLGNVSTSATLFPVWPALAALGVMAAVMTAGLLRGRRPGLLAPLSGILVGVVALQVCAHLLFTPLP, from the coding sequence ATGGACACCGCACACGACCCCTTCCCCGCACCACGGTCCTCCCCCGCCACCCGTCCCCTCCCCCCGGGGCCCGCCAGCGACGCCCGCTCCCGGAGCGCCGGCACGGACGGACCGGCACCCGACGGCCTCGAGGTCCTGCCGGTCTGGCTGCGCCGCCCGGTGGAGGGCTGGGGCGTGCGCCGGTCGCGTTCCTCCTGGGTCGGCGGGGTGCTCGCCGGCGTGGCCGAGCGCTACCGGATCGACCCGCTCCTGTCACGCGGCGTGTTCGTGGCGCTGTGCGTGGTCTCAGCCGGGATCGGGCTGCTCGGGTACGCCCTGGCGTGGGCCGTCCTGCCGGACGCCGACGGGCGGGTCCACTACGGCCGCCTGCGCCGCGGCGAGTGGTCCGACGCCCCGGTCGCCATCGCCGCGATCGCCGCGATCGGCGCGCTCAACGTCGTGCTCGGGGCGGGCTTCACGCTGATCGCCCCCGTCCTGGGCGGCCCGGGCTCCCTGATCGGCCTCACCGCCCTGGCCGTGCTGGTGTGGTGGCTCGTGACCCGATGGGACGGCGAGGGCGAGCGCCGCATGGCCCCGGCTCAGCCCGCGCGCGACGCGGCCGCGCGCCCGGCGGCCGAGCCCTCGTGGTACCTGCGCCGCCACCGGCCGGAGTCCGCCACCGTGGACGCCCACGGCTTCCGCTCCGACTGGATCGACCCCGAGACCGGCTCCTGGCGCGAGCAGCCGCACAGCCGCGAGCACCGGGCCGCGGCACGCCTCGCGGAGGCGCAGGTCCGCGCCGCCGGCCAGGCCGCGGGCCGCCGTCCCGCCGGCACAGGGCGTGGCTCCCACAGCGCGGTGAAGCCCCTCCTGGGCCGGGGGACGCGGATCGCGACGTGCGTCGTCGCCGCGGGCGTGGCCCTCGCGGTCTCGCTCGCCATGGTCCTGGGCAACGTGTCGACGTCGGCCACCCTGTTCCCCGTCTGGCCGGCATTGGCCGCCCTGGGCGTCATGGCGGCGGTGATGACCGCGGGACTCCTCCGCGGCCGCCGGCCCGGGCTCCTCGCTCCGCTGAGCGGCATCCTGGTGGGGGTCGTCGCACTGCAGGTCTGCGCCCACCTCCTCTTCACCCCGCTCCCCTGA
- a CDS encoding ATP-binding protein, producing the protein MPAPAIPPPADLSARPALLRHAADRPVSGVAGGVARHLGLDPRLARAGFAVLALAGGAGIALYAWLWLLMPEEGPDGAPAGPAPTLRGRAPEVLERLREGGWPILLAVVVLGVGVLTVADGLGVPVDWALVGPVAVLVIGLGLAWMQLGAADGPEGGRWARRARLGLGTALVLLGVLAIVVGAVTAGDLWLGLLVAVALLAGGALVAMPFVLARRRRRDEERTGAAVRAQRDEIAAHLHDSVLQSLALIQRRADDPETVARVARAQERELRQFLALDSARAHGTLAEAVEDHAAAVEDAFGRRVEVVSVGEASGPWLEPLASAAREAMVNAARHAGDVQVFVEVSEDDGGRTLAEVFIRDRGTGFDLADVPADRLGVRESILGRMRRAGGTARIRSGPSGTEVQLSLADPGAPGVGLREGRGRA; encoded by the coding sequence ATGCCCGCACCCGCCATCCCGCCGCCCGCGGACCTCTCCGCACGCCCGGCGCTGCTGCGCCACGCCGCGGACCGGCCCGTGTCCGGCGTCGCGGGAGGGGTGGCCCGCCACCTGGGCCTCGATCCGCGTCTCGCACGGGCCGGCTTCGCCGTCCTCGCCCTCGCGGGCGGGGCGGGGATCGCCCTCTACGCGTGGCTGTGGCTCCTCATGCCCGAGGAGGGCCCCGACGGTGCCCCGGCCGGTCCGGCCCCCACCCTGCGGGGGCGCGCGCCGGAAGTCCTCGAGCGGCTCAGGGAGGGTGGCTGGCCGATCCTCCTGGCCGTGGTCGTCCTGGGCGTGGGCGTGCTCACGGTCGCCGACGGACTCGGCGTGCCCGTGGACTGGGCACTCGTGGGGCCCGTGGCCGTGCTCGTCATCGGCCTCGGCCTGGCCTGGATGCAGCTTGGCGCCGCAGACGGGCCCGAGGGCGGTCGGTGGGCCCGGCGCGCGCGCCTCGGACTCGGCACCGCGCTCGTGCTGCTGGGGGTCCTCGCGATCGTCGTCGGCGCGGTGACCGCCGGAGACCTGTGGCTGGGGCTGCTGGTCGCCGTCGCCCTGCTCGCGGGCGGGGCGCTCGTGGCCATGCCGTTCGTGCTGGCCCGCCGACGGCGACGTGACGAGGAGCGGACGGGAGCCGCCGTCCGCGCCCAGCGTGACGAGATCGCCGCCCACCTGCACGACTCCGTGCTCCAGTCCCTCGCGCTCATCCAGCGGCGGGCCGACGACCCGGAGACCGTGGCGCGGGTGGCCCGCGCCCAGGAGCGCGAGCTGCGCCAGTTCCTCGCGCTGGACTCGGCCCGCGCCCACGGCACGCTCGCCGAGGCGGTGGAGGACCACGCGGCCGCCGTCGAGGACGCCTTCGGGCGGCGCGTCGAGGTCGTGTCGGTGGGGGAGGCGTCCGGCCCGTGGCTCGAGCCGCTGGCGTCCGCGGCGCGGGAGGCCATGGTCAACGCCGCGCGTCACGCCGGTGACGTGCAGGTCTTCGTCGAGGTCTCCGAGGACGACGGCGGGCGCACGCTCGCGGAGGTCTTCATCCGGGACCGCGGCACCGGCTTCGACCTGGCGGACGTCCCGGCGGATCGTCTCGGGGTGCGGGAGTCGATCTTGGGCCGCATGCGCCGGGCCGGCGGCACGGCGCGCATCCGCTCGGGCCCGTCCGGCACCGAGGTGCAGCTGTCGCTCGCGGATCCCGGCGCCCCGGGCGTCGGCCTGCGTGAGGGGCGCGGCCGCGCGTGA
- a CDS encoding LuxR C-terminal-related transcriptional regulator: protein MTVHADPVVPTAVVVDDHAIFRSGLRADLDASRLRIVGEAGDVDEAVRVVLQLAPDVVLLDVHLPGGAGGGGAEVASRVLAERPGQRLLALSVSDAAEDVVAVIRAGARGYITKSAAGAEVVEAALRVAGGDAVFSPRLAGFVLDAFRGLPTESAPAGPAPSEGDLDRLSAREREVMRLIARGYTYREAGAELFISDRTVESHVSSVLRKLQLSNRHELTRWAARHGWA from the coding sequence ATGACCGTGCATGCCGATCCCGTCGTGCCCACCGCGGTGGTCGTGGACGACCACGCGATCTTCCGCTCGGGGCTGAGGGCGGACCTGGACGCCTCCCGGCTGCGGATCGTGGGGGAGGCCGGGGACGTGGACGAGGCCGTGCGAGTGGTCCTTCAGCTCGCCCCGGACGTCGTGCTGCTGGACGTGCACCTGCCCGGGGGCGCGGGCGGCGGCGGGGCCGAGGTCGCCTCCCGTGTGCTGGCCGAGCGTCCGGGCCAGCGCCTGCTCGCCCTCTCCGTCTCGGATGCTGCCGAGGACGTCGTCGCCGTGATCCGCGCGGGGGCGCGCGGCTACATCACGAAGAGCGCCGCGGGGGCGGAGGTCGTGGAGGCCGCGCTGCGCGTGGCCGGCGGCGACGCGGTGTTCTCCCCGCGCCTGGCCGGGTTCGTGCTCGATGCCTTCCGGGGCCTGCCGACGGAGTCCGCGCCCGCGGGGCCGGCCCCGTCCGAGGGGGACCTGGACCGTCTCTCGGCGCGCGAGCGCGAGGTGATGCGGCTGATCGCGCGCGGCTACACGTACCGCGAGGCCGGCGCCGAGCTGTTCATCTCGGACCGCACGGTGGAGAGCCACGTCTCCTCCGTGCTGCGGAAGCTGCAGCTCTCCAACCGCCACGAGCTCACGCGCTGGGCCGCGCGCCACGGCTGGGCCTGA
- a CDS encoding pyridoxal phosphate-dependent aminotransferase, which yields MATPAHRVSARLSAIAPSATLAVDAKAKALKAAGRPVIGFGAGEPDFPTPDYIVEAAVAAARDPKNHRYSPAAGLPELREAIAAKTLRDSGVELDASQVLVTNGGKQAVYNAFAALLDPQDEVLVPSPFWTTYPEAIRLAGGVPVDVFAGPDQGYKVTVDQLEAAHTERTKVLLFVSPSNPTGAVYSPEETRAIGEWALAKGLWVVTDEIYEHLTYDGVPFTSILKAVSGLAEQGVILNGVAKTYAMTGWRVGWLAGPLDVVKAATNLQSHATSNVANVSQRAALAAVAGPLDAVEEMKTAFDRRRRAMVEALNRVPGFHCPTPEGAFYAYVDVREALGRTYTGGVTPATSAELADFILDQAEVAVVPGEAFGPSGYLRLSYALGDEDLAEGVERIRALLSA from the coding sequence ATGGCCACCCCCGCCCACCGCGTCTCCGCGCGACTCTCCGCGATCGCCCCCTCGGCCACGCTCGCCGTCGACGCCAAGGCCAAGGCGCTGAAGGCGGCCGGCCGGCCCGTCATCGGCTTCGGGGCCGGGGAGCCCGACTTCCCCACCCCGGACTACATCGTGGAGGCGGCCGTCGCCGCCGCCCGGGACCCGAAGAACCACCGCTACTCCCCCGCGGCCGGACTGCCCGAGCTGCGCGAGGCGATCGCCGCCAAGACCCTCCGGGACTCCGGAGTGGAGCTCGACGCCTCCCAGGTCCTGGTGACCAACGGCGGCAAGCAGGCCGTCTACAACGCCTTCGCCGCACTGCTCGACCCGCAGGACGAGGTCCTCGTCCCCTCCCCCTTCTGGACCACCTACCCCGAGGCCATCCGCCTCGCCGGCGGCGTCCCCGTGGACGTGTTCGCCGGGCCCGATCAGGGCTACAAGGTGACCGTGGACCAGCTCGAGGCCGCCCACACCGAGCGCACGAAGGTCCTGCTGTTCGTCTCCCCGTCCAACCCCACCGGCGCCGTGTACTCCCCCGAGGAGACCCGGGCGATCGGCGAGTGGGCCCTCGCGAAGGGCCTGTGGGTCGTCACCGACGAGATCTACGAGCACCTCACCTACGACGGCGTGCCCTTCACCTCCATCCTGAAGGCCGTCTCCGGCCTCGCCGAGCAGGGCGTGATCCTCAACGGCGTCGCCAAGACCTACGCCATGACGGGCTGGCGCGTGGGATGGCTCGCGGGCCCCCTCGACGTCGTCAAGGCCGCCACGAACCTGCAGTCCCACGCGACCTCCAACGTGGCCAACGTGTCCCAGCGCGCCGCCCTGGCCGCCGTGGCCGGGCCGCTGGACGCGGTCGAGGAGATGAAGACCGCCTTCGACCGCCGCCGCCGCGCCATGGTCGAGGCCTTGAACCGCGTCCCCGGCTTCCACTGCCCGACCCCCGAGGGCGCCTTCTACGCCTACGTGGACGTGCGCGAGGCCCTCGGCCGCACCTACACGGGCGGCGTCACCCCCGCCACCTCGGCCGAGCTGGCCGACTTCATCCTCGACCAGGCCGAGGTCGCCGTGGTGCCGGGCGAGGCCTTCGGCCCGTCGGGCTACCTGCGCCTGTCCTACGCGCTCGGCGACGAGGACTTGGCCGAGGGCGTCGAGCGCATCCGGGCCCTCCTCTCCGCCTGA
- the secE gene encoding preprotein translocase subunit SecE, which produces MTANHGSSASGPESRRRGPFGRIALFLRQVLDELRKVVTPTGDELLKMTGVVLAFVAVMILLVMGLDWVFGTLAGLLFGAGPA; this is translated from the coding sequence ATGACGGCGAACCACGGGAGCTCGGCTTCCGGGCCCGAGTCCCGTCGCCGCGGGCCGTTCGGTCGGATCGCGCTGTTCCTGCGCCAGGTCCTCGACGAGCTCCGCAAGGTGGTCACCCCCACCGGCGACGAGCTCCTGAAGATGACCGGCGTGGTGCTCGCCTTCGTGGCCGTCATGATCCTGTTGGTCATGGGGCTCGACTGGGTGTTCGGCACCCTGGCGGGTCTGCTGTTCGGAGCGGGCCCCGCCTGA
- the nusG gene encoding transcription termination/antitermination protein NusG, translated as MSEQELDRQDVEETAVAEDSTALEAPVEDTAAEEAEQTVQEADLAIAEGDQDAAEAPSAEELDAAGQAPAQPDVEAAEQLRTRLRRQPGDWYVVHTYAGYEKRVKTNLEARIQTQDMEDSIYEIEVPMEEVVEIKNTTRKIVSRVRIPGYVLVRMDLDDASWGVVRHTSGVTGFVGNDAHHPQPLTLDEVYDMLAPSVVQEAVREAEKAGLVPVAVAESGAAGAPAIHVDFEVGESVTVDDGPFETLPATISEIKPETQQLVVLVSIFERETPVTLSFNQVTKVI; from the coding sequence GTGTCCGAGCAGGAACTGGATCGTCAGGACGTCGAGGAGACCGCCGTCGCGGAGGACTCCACCGCGCTCGAGGCCCCCGTGGAGGACACCGCCGCGGAGGAGGCCGAGCAGACCGTGCAGGAGGCCGACCTCGCGATCGCCGAGGGTGACCAGGACGCCGCGGAGGCCCCCTCCGCCGAGGAGCTCGACGCCGCCGGGCAGGCGCCCGCCCAGCCCGACGTCGAGGCCGCCGAGCAGCTGCGCACCCGCCTGCGCCGTCAGCCGGGCGACTGGTACGTCGTCCACACCTACGCGGGCTACGAGAAGCGCGTGAAGACGAACCTCGAGGCGCGCATCCAGACCCAGGACATGGAGGACTCGATCTACGAGATCGAGGTGCCCATGGAGGAGGTCGTGGAGATCAAGAACACGACCCGCAAGATCGTCTCCCGCGTCCGCATCCCCGGCTACGTGCTGGTCCGCATGGACCTCGACGACGCCTCGTGGGGCGTCGTGCGCCACACCTCCGGCGTCACCGGCTTCGTGGGCAACGACGCCCACCACCCGCAGCCCCTGACCCTGGACGAGGTGTACGACATGCTCGCCCCCTCCGTGGTCCAGGAGGCCGTGCGCGAGGCCGAGAAGGCCGGCCTGGTCCCGGTCGCCGTCGCCGAGTCCGGCGCGGCGGGCGCCCCGGCCATCCACGTCGACTTCGAGGTCGGCGAGTCCGTCACCGTGGACGACGGCCCGTTCGAGACCCTCCCGGCCACGATCTCCGAGATTAAGCCGGAGACCCAGCAGCTGGTGGTGCTCGTGTCCATCTTCGAGCGCGAGACCCCCGTGACCCTGTCCTTCAACCAGGTGACCAAGGTCATCTGA
- the rplK gene encoding 50S ribosomal protein L11 — translation MAPKKKVAGLIKLQIQAGAANPAPPIGPALGQHGVNIMEFCKAYNAATEAQRGNVIPVEITVYEDRSFTFITKTPPAVELIKKAAGVQKGSSTPHTAKVGTLTQAQCEEIAQSKMEDLNANDVKAAAKIIAGTARSMGITVEG, via the coding sequence ATGGCTCCCAAGAAGAAGGTCGCCGGTCTGATCAAGCTTCAGATCCAGGCCGGCGCGGCCAACCCGGCCCCGCCCATCGGTCCGGCCCTCGGCCAGCACGGCGTGAACATCATGGAGTTCTGCAAGGCCTACAACGCCGCCACCGAGGCCCAGCGCGGCAACGTGATCCCGGTCGAGATCACCGTGTACGAGGACCGGTCGTTCACCTTCATCACCAAGACCCCGCCGGCCGTCGAGCTGATCAAGAAGGCCGCGGGCGTCCAGAAGGGCTCCTCGACCCCCCACACCGCCAAGGTCGGCACCCTGACCCAGGCGCAGTGCGAGGAGATCGCCCAGTCCAAGATGGAGGACCTGAACGCCAACGACGTGAAGGCCGCCGCCAAGATCATCGCCGGCACCGCCCGCTCCATGGGCATCACCGTCGAGGGCTGA
- the rplA gene encoding 50S ribosomal protein L1, producing MAQRSKAYKAAKAAIGDTVYAPAEAIALAKETNPSKTDATVEVALRLSVDPRKADQMVRGSVSLPHGTGKTARVVVFATGERAEAARAAGADHVGDDDLIAKIADGWTDFDAAVASPELMGKVGRLGKVLGPRNLMPNPKTGTVTPDVAKAVADIKGGKIDFRVDKHSNLHFIIGKTSFEANQLVENYAAALEEVLRLKPSSSKGRYISKATVATTFGPGVQMDPNAAPPKDEAQA from the coding sequence ATGGCACAGCGCAGCAAGGCATACAAGGCGGCCAAGGCCGCGATCGGGGACACCGTCTACGCCCCGGCGGAGGCGATCGCCCTCGCCAAGGAGACGAACCCCTCCAAGACCGACGCCACCGTGGAGGTCGCCCTCCGCCTGTCGGTCGACCCCCGCAAGGCCGACCAGATGGTGCGCGGCTCCGTGAGCCTGCCCCACGGCACCGGCAAGACCGCCCGCGTCGTCGTGTTCGCCACCGGTGAGCGCGCCGAGGCCGCCCGCGCCGCCGGCGCGGACCACGTGGGCGACGACGACCTGATCGCCAAGATCGCCGACGGCTGGACCGACTTCGATGCCGCCGTGGCCTCCCCGGAGCTCATGGGCAAGGTCGGCCGCCTGGGCAAGGTCCTCGGCCCCCGCAACCTGATGCCGAACCCCAAGACCGGCACCGTGACCCCGGACGTGGCCAAGGCCGTGGCCGACATCAAGGGCGGCAAGATCGACTTCCGCGTCGACAAGCACTCGAACCTGCACTTCATCATCGGCAAGACCTCCTTCGAGGCCAACCAGCTGGTGGAGAACTACGCCGCCGCCCTCGAGGAGGTGCTTCGCCTGAAGCCGTCCTCCTCCAAGGGCCGCTACATCTCCAAGGCCACCGTGGCCACCACCTTCGGCCCCGGCGTCCAGATGGATCCGAACGCCGCCCCGCCGAAGGACGAGGCCCAGGCCTGA
- the rplJ gene encoding 50S ribosomal protein L10: protein MATSAKESAVAELTDLFRSSSAAVLTEYRGLTVSELKQLRDSIRQDATYSVAKNTLTEIAAKEAGVEGLDAHLAGPTAIAFVTGDPVTVAKALRDFAKDHDKLVLKGGYMDGQPLDEAGIEKLADLESREVLLAKFAGAMKGSMSKAAALFQAPLSKTARTVEALRAQQDQAA, encoded by the coding sequence ATGGCGACGTCCGCGAAGGAGTCGGCGGTGGCCGAGCTGACGGACCTGTTCCGCAGCTCGAGCGCCGCTGTTCTCACGGAATACCGTGGTCTGACGGTGTCCGAGCTCAAGCAGCTCCGCGACTCCATCCGTCAGGATGCGACCTACTCCGTGGCGAAGAACACGCTCACCGAGATCGCGGCGAAGGAAGCCGGCGTGGAGGGCCTCGACGCCCACCTGGCCGGCCCCACCGCGATCGCGTTCGTGACCGGTGACCCGGTCACCGTCGCGAAGGCGCTGCGTGACTTCGCCAAGGACCACGACAAGCTCGTGCTCAAGGGCGGCTACATGGATGGCCAGCCCCTGGACGAGGCCGGCATCGAGAAGCTCGCGGACCTCGAGTCCCGCGAGGTGCTGCTGGCCAAGTTCGCCGGCGCGATGAAGGGCAGCATGTCCAAGGCCGCCGCCCTGTTCCAGGCCCCGCTGTCGAAGACCGCCCGCACGGTCGAGGCCCTCCGGGCCCAGCAGGACCAGGCTGCCTGA